The Arachis ipaensis cultivar K30076 chromosome B03, Araip1.1, whole genome shotgun sequence region TTCTGGAATATCTTTGCAAACTGTACTGGAACTTGGGCCAACTGTTCCTTTGTTTGGTGTATGCATGGGTTTGCAATGCATTGGAGAAGCTTTTGGAGGTGTGTCTTCTAAGATTTCTTCAACCTTTAGCCACCACTGATATATTTGGTGCATATAACTGACAGCAAGATCTCTTTGATAAATTTGTATATTTGTTCACATTACATTTTTTTTGGTGCAAACATGGCTTTTGGTTTCAGCGCAAGCATCCCCTGTAGTTTAATTTccatcattttcatttcttccctttttctggACAGTTGAAATAGGATTAAGACATTATGCCTTTAACCTGTGCAGGGAAAATTGTTCGATCTCCTCATGGTGTCATGCATGGGAAAAGTTCTTTGGTGTAttatgatgaaaaaggagaagatgGATTATTTGCCGGATTATCAAAGTAGGGATTCATtgatattatttatgaaattcgATTTTTGTATtctgatttgtttgattttttctattttctatttttgagtTGTGTCATTAGTTGGCCTTACCGCGCTGTTATTTTCAGTCCTTTCTTAGCTGGTAGATATCACAGCCTTGTGATCGAAAAGGAGAGTTTTCCTCATGAAGAACTTGAGGTGACAGCCTGGACTGAGGATGGTCTTATAATGGCAGCTCGTCACAAGAAGTATAAGCATCTACAGGTAACACCCTATTCCTTATATGGGGATTTCTTTTGATCAGATCAAGAAAAGATTCATCGCCCTTCTCTTAAATTCATGAAAATAGTGTAATCTGGTTTTCAATTTTGATATGGAGTTTAGCTGACAGcttttgaaatattttgaaatttcATGGACCTGAATTTAGAGTTTGTAGAGATCTTGGTCATCATCACTTTTGTTTAATATGTGCTTCGTTACTATTTTGATGTCCGAGAAGTCAATTTGGGTATAATACACTACAAAGGTACATAGCATGAGTTAATAAATCAGTACGTCTGTGTAGACACTAAACTGTGCtgcatattaaaatataaactcaATTGAGAATTTGATGTTTGAAAAGGTGAATGTACAAATCAAGAATTTACTCTCTGGCATTGAAGGGGTTATTTTGGTTGTTCATGCTTTTATTAACCGGCAATTCTGTGCTAAAGTTTAAGTTCTTCAAAATTGCAGGGTGTGCAGTTTCATCCAGAGAGCATTATAACAACCGAAGGAAAGGAAATTGTTCGAAACTTTATCAAACTCATTGAGAGAAAGGAGGCTGGTGGTTCATGAAAATGTTTAGTGCTGAATCTTAATGCATTGCAACATTTGTGGTGTGATGACCACATACATCAAAGGGAAAACAGTTTAAGAAATTCATTGGCAAAACTATAAGTTAGGCTGGAGTGAAATTGATTCATTATACTATAAGCGATAAATGTGATTGTTGTAGACCTACAAATTTGGCCTTACTAATAAATATAAAAGTTGTAGAAGCTTGTTGTGATTTATGTGAGAATCTCTTTCCAAGTTGGCTATAGTTTATGAGGATCTTTATTTTCATTCTCTACCATATATGGTTGAGTAGTGATTCCGTGGCATGTTATCTTCTGAATTATTAGTTTTATTATGTGGCTCTAGGAAGGGATGAAGATAACACACTTTTTCATGGTTGACTTACTTGACTTTTGCCTCACCCTCCCTCCACTTCAGACCTGGTTGG contains the following coding sequences:
- the LOC107632081 gene encoding anthranilate synthase beta subunit 2, chloroplastic (The sequence of the model RefSeq protein was modified relative to this genomic sequence to represent the inferred CDS: added 33 bases not found in genome assembly), whose translation is MATTMSLSLSHTSFLHQNPSLCSKRSQSPHLTLILRNQPTSSLSLSVSAKRENGVVPKATGGVLESSSNSPVSAKNSTNPIVVIDNYDSFTYNLCQYMGELGFQFDVYRNDELTVEELKKKNPRGVLISPGPGTPQDSGISLQTVLELGPTVPLFGVCMGLQCIGEAFGGKIVRSPHGVMHGKSSLVYYDEKGEDGLFAGLSNPFLAGRYHSLVIEKESFPHEELEVTAWTEDGLIMAARHKKYKHLQGVQFHPESIITTEGKEIVRNFIKLIERKEAGGS